The proteins below are encoded in one region of Megalops cyprinoides isolate fMegCyp1 chromosome 14, fMegCyp1.pri, whole genome shotgun sequence:
- the LOC118789327 gene encoding 60S ribosomal protein L24 translates to MKVELCSFSGYKIYPGHGRRYARIDGKVFQFLNAKCESAFLSKRNPRQINWTVLYRRKHKKGQSEEVTKKRTRRAVKFQRAITGASLAEILAKRNQKPEVRKAQREQAIRAAKEAKKAKQATKKQSAPSTKAPAKAAPKQKIAKPMKVSAPRVGGKR, encoded by the exons ATGAA GGTCGAGCTGTGCAGTTTTAGCGGATATAAAATCTATCCCGGCCACGGCCGGCGATACGCCAGGATAGACGGGAAG GTCTTCCAGTTCCTGAATGCAAAGTGCGAGTCGGCCTTCCTGTCCAAGAGGAACCCCAGACAGATCAACTGGACCGTGCTGTACAGACGCAAGCACAAGAAGGGCCAGTCT GAAGAGGTGACGAAGAAGCGCACACGCCGCGCGGTGAAGTTCCAGAGGGCCATCACCGGAGCCTCCCTGGCCGAGATCCTGGCCAAGAGGAACCAGAAGCCCGAGGTGCGCAAGGCCCAGCGGGAGCAGGCCATCAG GGCTGCCAAGGAGGCCAAGAAGGCCAAACAGGCAACCAAGAAGCAGTCAGCTCCAAGCACCAAG gccccTGCTAAAGCTGCACCCAAGCAGAAGATCGCAAAGCCCATGAAAGTCAGCGCACCTCGCGTCGGTGGAAAACGCTAA
- the LOC118789389 gene encoding NF-kappa-B inhibitor zeta-like isoform X1 gives MIIDRVIPDEFAGVSDRDAEVMTSPLNFCAFYGSSPPRNEPVSFSGDRSPWSPSSDSDSGKSWKSASSPSQTSNNLNSMNGDTYTGSARQQRYQGVRVKNPVKELIMQKRNGQLSLHPNHDNKQVPAHIEATDHCPALTAVLLGGKRPSDYALPDPPCAKRPAPLFNNNFLTSHSHGSGDGAVVAHSSDPDLDIADIILQMRDYAPISITTVQVQETPSQAVPPCSTPPSQPVPLQVQEVPLYPDFLPEIMSCSPVQPFTPEPSPPPAPAPLLPPSLPPPSGGMSFFQWQVDQEEGKLSGLTPDQLAAGDEDGDTFLHVAVAQGRRALSYVLARKMAQMGLLDVKERNGQTALQVSMAANQHLIVQDLLTLGAQINTSDCWGRSPLHVCAEKGHALTLQAVHRTLQSTGQQINMEAVNYDGLTALHTAVLSHNAVVHELGGMAAPHSPQTQALLQRRKLLGECISTLLLMGASHRAKDHKSGRTPLHMAAEEANVELLRLFLDQPDSLSIVNAKAYNGNTALHVVSALQGRVAQVDAVKLLMRRGADPSTKNLENEQPTQLVPEGPMGDQVSPGLPEPHPSTTSSYTW, from the exons ATGATAATTGACAGGGTCATCCCCGATGAATTTGCGGGTGTCTCGGACCGGGACGCCGAAGTAATGACGAGCCCCCTGAATTTCTGCGCTTTCTACGGGAGCTCCCCACCGAGGAACGAGCCCGTGTCCTTCAGCGGGGACCGTTCCCCCTGGTCCCCAAGCTCCGATTCCGACTCAGGGAAAAGCTGGAAAAGCGCGTCTAGCCCGAGCCAAACCAGCAACAATCTTAACAGTATGAACG GCGACACATACACGGGGAGTGCGAGACAGCAGCGGTACCAGGGCGTGCGTGTGAAGAATCCAGTCAAGGAGCTCATCATGCAGAAACGCAATGGCCAGCTGTCTTTGCACCCCAACCACGACAACAAACAG GTACCAGCGCACATTGAAGCAACTGATCATTGTCCAG CGCTGACTGCCGTGCTACTGGGGGGAAAGAGGCCCTCTGACTACGCCCTACCTGACCCTCCCTGCGCCAAGAGACCCGCCCCTCTCTTCAACAACAACTTCCTG ACCTCTCATTCCCACGGCAGCGGAGACGGTGCTGTGGTTGCACACAGCTCTGACCCCGACTTGGACATTGCTGACATCATACTGCAGATGAGAGATTATGCCCCCATTTCCATAACAACAGTGCAGGTGCAGGAAACCCCCTCCCAGGCCGTACCCCCCTGCTCCACTCCACCCTCCCAGCCAGTCCCTCTCCAGGTCCAAGAGGTCCCCCTGTACCCCGACTTCCTCCCTGAGATCATGAGCTGCAGCCCAGTTCAGCCCTTCACCCCCGAGCCCAGCCCTCCACCTGCCCCTGCacccctcctgcccccctccctgcctcctccctctggGGGCATGTCCTTCTTCCAGTGGCAGGTGGACCAGGAGGAGGGGAAGCTGTCAggactgaccccagatcagcttGCGGCGGGGGATGAAGACGGAGACAC GTTCCTGCATGTCGCCGTGGCGCAGGGGAGGCGGGCTCTGTCCTACGTGCTCGCCAGGAAGATGGCGCAAATGGGCCTGCTGGACGTGAAGGAGCGCAACGGGCAG ACCGCCCTTCAGGTGAGCATGGCGGCCAATCAGCACCTGATTGTGCAGGACCTGCTGACCCTGGGGGCGCAGATCAACACGTCTGACTGCTGGGGCCGCTCCccgctgcatgtgtgtgctgagAAGGGCCACGCCCTGACTCTGCAG gccGTCCACAGAACCCTTCAGAGTACTGGACAGCAGATTAATATGGAGGCGGTCAACTATGATG GCCTTACAGCTcttcacactgcagtgctgtcccACAATGCTGTGGTGCATGAGCTCGGTGGTATGGCTGCGCCCCACTCCCCCCAGACACAGGCCCTGCTGCAGAGGAGGAAGCTGCTTGGCGAGTGTATCAGCACGCTCCTGCTGATGGGCGCCTCCCACAGGGCCAAG GACCACAAAAGCGGTCGCACCCCACTGCACATGGCCGCGGAGGAAGCTAACGTGGAGCTGCTCCGTCTCTTCCTGGACCAGCCCGACTCGCTGTCCATCGTTAACGCCAAG GCGTACAACGGAAACACAGCGCTCCACGTTGTCAGCGCCCTGCAGGGGAGGGTTGCCCAGGTCGACGCAGTCAAGCTCCTCATGAGGCGGGGCGCCGACCCCAGCACCAAGAACCTGGAGAATGAGCAGCCCACCCAGCTGGTGCCAGAGGGACCCATGGGGGACCAGGTGAGTCCGGGCCTGCCCGAGCCACACCCCAGTACCACATCCTCCTACACATGGTAG
- the LOC118789389 gene encoding NF-kappa-B inhibitor zeta-like isoform X3, which translates to MIIDRVIPDEFAGVSDRDAEVMTSPLNFCAFYGSSPPRNEPVSFSGDRSPWSPSSDSDSGKSWKSASSPSQTSNNLNSDTYTGSARQQRYQGVRVKNPVKELIMQKRNGQLSLHPNHDNKQVPAHIEATDHCPALTAVLLGGKRPSDYALPDPPCAKRPAPLFNNNFLTSHSHGSGDGAVVAHSSDPDLDIADIILQMRDYAPISITTVQVQETPSQAVPPCSTPPSQPVPLQVQEVPLYPDFLPEIMSCSPVQPFTPEPSPPPAPAPLLPPSLPPPSGGMSFFQWQVDQEEGKLSGLTPDQLAAGDEDGDTFLHVAVAQGRRALSYVLARKMAQMGLLDVKERNGQTALQVSMAANQHLIVQDLLTLGAQINTSDCWGRSPLHVCAEKGHALTLQAVHRTLQSTGQQINMEAVNYDGLTALHTAVLSHNAVVHELGGMAAPHSPQTQALLQRRKLLGECISTLLLMGASHRAKDHKSGRTPLHMAAEEANVELLRLFLDQPDSLSIVNAKAYNGNTALHVVSALQGRVAQVDAVKLLMRRGADPSTKNLENEQPTQLVPEGPMGDQVSPGLPEPHPSTTSSYTW; encoded by the exons ATGATAATTGACAGGGTCATCCCCGATGAATTTGCGGGTGTCTCGGACCGGGACGCCGAAGTAATGACGAGCCCCCTGAATTTCTGCGCTTTCTACGGGAGCTCCCCACCGAGGAACGAGCCCGTGTCCTTCAGCGGGGACCGTTCCCCCTGGTCCCCAAGCTCCGATTCCGACTCAGGGAAAAGCTGGAAAAGCGCGTCTAGCCCGAGCCAAACCAGCAACAATCTTAACA GCGACACATACACGGGGAGTGCGAGACAGCAGCGGTACCAGGGCGTGCGTGTGAAGAATCCAGTCAAGGAGCTCATCATGCAGAAACGCAATGGCCAGCTGTCTTTGCACCCCAACCACGACAACAAACAG GTACCAGCGCACATTGAAGCAACTGATCATTGTCCAG CGCTGACTGCCGTGCTACTGGGGGGAAAGAGGCCCTCTGACTACGCCCTACCTGACCCTCCCTGCGCCAAGAGACCCGCCCCTCTCTTCAACAACAACTTCCTG ACCTCTCATTCCCACGGCAGCGGAGACGGTGCTGTGGTTGCACACAGCTCTGACCCCGACTTGGACATTGCTGACATCATACTGCAGATGAGAGATTATGCCCCCATTTCCATAACAACAGTGCAGGTGCAGGAAACCCCCTCCCAGGCCGTACCCCCCTGCTCCACTCCACCCTCCCAGCCAGTCCCTCTCCAGGTCCAAGAGGTCCCCCTGTACCCCGACTTCCTCCCTGAGATCATGAGCTGCAGCCCAGTTCAGCCCTTCACCCCCGAGCCCAGCCCTCCACCTGCCCCTGCacccctcctgcccccctccctgcctcctccctctggGGGCATGTCCTTCTTCCAGTGGCAGGTGGACCAGGAGGAGGGGAAGCTGTCAggactgaccccagatcagcttGCGGCGGGGGATGAAGACGGAGACAC GTTCCTGCATGTCGCCGTGGCGCAGGGGAGGCGGGCTCTGTCCTACGTGCTCGCCAGGAAGATGGCGCAAATGGGCCTGCTGGACGTGAAGGAGCGCAACGGGCAG ACCGCCCTTCAGGTGAGCATGGCGGCCAATCAGCACCTGATTGTGCAGGACCTGCTGACCCTGGGGGCGCAGATCAACACGTCTGACTGCTGGGGCCGCTCCccgctgcatgtgtgtgctgagAAGGGCCACGCCCTGACTCTGCAG gccGTCCACAGAACCCTTCAGAGTACTGGACAGCAGATTAATATGGAGGCGGTCAACTATGATG GCCTTACAGCTcttcacactgcagtgctgtcccACAATGCTGTGGTGCATGAGCTCGGTGGTATGGCTGCGCCCCACTCCCCCCAGACACAGGCCCTGCTGCAGAGGAGGAAGCTGCTTGGCGAGTGTATCAGCACGCTCCTGCTGATGGGCGCCTCCCACAGGGCCAAG GACCACAAAAGCGGTCGCACCCCACTGCACATGGCCGCGGAGGAAGCTAACGTGGAGCTGCTCCGTCTCTTCCTGGACCAGCCCGACTCGCTGTCCATCGTTAACGCCAAG GCGTACAACGGAAACACAGCGCTCCACGTTGTCAGCGCCCTGCAGGGGAGGGTTGCCCAGGTCGACGCAGTCAAGCTCCTCATGAGGCGGGGCGCCGACCCCAGCACCAAGAACCTGGAGAATGAGCAGCCCACCCAGCTGGTGCCAGAGGGACCCATGGGGGACCAGGTGAGTCCGGGCCTGCCCGAGCCACACCCCAGTACCACATCCTCCTACACATGGTAG
- the LOC118789389 gene encoding NF-kappa-B inhibitor zeta-like isoform X2, with product MIIDRVIPDEFAGVSDRDAEVMTSPLNFCAFYGSSPPRNEPVSFSGDRSPWSPSSDSDSGKSWKSASSPSQTSNNLNSMNGDTYTGSARQQRYQGVRVKNPVKELIMQKRNGQLSLHPNHDNKQVPAHIEATDHCPALTAVLLGGKRPSDYALPDPPCAKRPAPLFNNNFLTSHSHGSGDGAVVAHSSDPDLDIADIILQMRDYAPISITTVQVQETPSQAVPPCSTPPSQPVPLQVQEVPLYPDFLPEIMSCSPVQPFTPEPSPPPAPAPLLPPSLPPPSGGMSFFQWQVDQEEGKLSGLTPDQLAAGDEDGDTFLHVAVAQGRRALSYVLARKMAQMGLLDVKERNGQTALQVSMAANQHLIVQDLLTLGAQINTSDCWGRSPLHVCAEKGHALTLQAVHRTLQSTGQQINMEAVNYDGLTALHTAVLSHNAVVHELGGMAAPHSPQTQALLQRRKLLGECISTLLLMGASHRAKDHKSGRTPLHMAAEEANVELLRLFLDQPDSLSIVNAKAYNGNTALHVVSALQGRVAQVDAVKLLMRRGADPSTKNLENEQPTQLVPEGPMGDQVRRILKGRGVQARSCLP from the exons ATGATAATTGACAGGGTCATCCCCGATGAATTTGCGGGTGTCTCGGACCGGGACGCCGAAGTAATGACGAGCCCCCTGAATTTCTGCGCTTTCTACGGGAGCTCCCCACCGAGGAACGAGCCCGTGTCCTTCAGCGGGGACCGTTCCCCCTGGTCCCCAAGCTCCGATTCCGACTCAGGGAAAAGCTGGAAAAGCGCGTCTAGCCCGAGCCAAACCAGCAACAATCTTAACAGTATGAACG GCGACACATACACGGGGAGTGCGAGACAGCAGCGGTACCAGGGCGTGCGTGTGAAGAATCCAGTCAAGGAGCTCATCATGCAGAAACGCAATGGCCAGCTGTCTTTGCACCCCAACCACGACAACAAACAG GTACCAGCGCACATTGAAGCAACTGATCATTGTCCAG CGCTGACTGCCGTGCTACTGGGGGGAAAGAGGCCCTCTGACTACGCCCTACCTGACCCTCCCTGCGCCAAGAGACCCGCCCCTCTCTTCAACAACAACTTCCTG ACCTCTCATTCCCACGGCAGCGGAGACGGTGCTGTGGTTGCACACAGCTCTGACCCCGACTTGGACATTGCTGACATCATACTGCAGATGAGAGATTATGCCCCCATTTCCATAACAACAGTGCAGGTGCAGGAAACCCCCTCCCAGGCCGTACCCCCCTGCTCCACTCCACCCTCCCAGCCAGTCCCTCTCCAGGTCCAAGAGGTCCCCCTGTACCCCGACTTCCTCCCTGAGATCATGAGCTGCAGCCCAGTTCAGCCCTTCACCCCCGAGCCCAGCCCTCCACCTGCCCCTGCacccctcctgcccccctccctgcctcctccctctggGGGCATGTCCTTCTTCCAGTGGCAGGTGGACCAGGAGGAGGGGAAGCTGTCAggactgaccccagatcagcttGCGGCGGGGGATGAAGACGGAGACAC GTTCCTGCATGTCGCCGTGGCGCAGGGGAGGCGGGCTCTGTCCTACGTGCTCGCCAGGAAGATGGCGCAAATGGGCCTGCTGGACGTGAAGGAGCGCAACGGGCAG ACCGCCCTTCAGGTGAGCATGGCGGCCAATCAGCACCTGATTGTGCAGGACCTGCTGACCCTGGGGGCGCAGATCAACACGTCTGACTGCTGGGGCCGCTCCccgctgcatgtgtgtgctgagAAGGGCCACGCCCTGACTCTGCAG gccGTCCACAGAACCCTTCAGAGTACTGGACAGCAGATTAATATGGAGGCGGTCAACTATGATG GCCTTACAGCTcttcacactgcagtgctgtcccACAATGCTGTGGTGCATGAGCTCGGTGGTATGGCTGCGCCCCACTCCCCCCAGACACAGGCCCTGCTGCAGAGGAGGAAGCTGCTTGGCGAGTGTATCAGCACGCTCCTGCTGATGGGCGCCTCCCACAGGGCCAAG GACCACAAAAGCGGTCGCACCCCACTGCACATGGCCGCGGAGGAAGCTAACGTGGAGCTGCTCCGTCTCTTCCTGGACCAGCCCGACTCGCTGTCCATCGTTAACGCCAAG GCGTACAACGGAAACACAGCGCTCCACGTTGTCAGCGCCCTGCAGGGGAGGGTTGCCCAGGTCGACGCAGTCAAGCTCCTCATGAGGCGGGGCGCCGACCCCAGCACCAAGAACCTGGAGAATGAGCAGCCCACCCAGCTGGTGCCAGAGGGACCCATGGGGGACCAG GTCCGGCGCATACTGAAGGGGAGAGGAGTGCAGGCCAGGTCCTGCTTGCCGTGA